The Leptospira sp. WS39.C2 genome contains a region encoding:
- the speD gene encoding adenosylmethionine decarboxylase, which produces MDKEKIKLSGFNNLTKVLSFNLYDFCITLDDEQKGRYVSYIHDKYNASKITEISKEIVKRIDANILSVSAQDYDPVGASAMVLMSDVKGGGNPIPSAQVSMHLDKSHITVHTYPDAADPDGICSFRVDIDISTCGEIIPLDSINFLFEAFECDVVYIDYVVRGYTRLADGRKIYNDHHFNSILDFIKPEIKRNYTFLSDINMPQDNTWQTKLMIKELGPENYLLNPEDISHPDVPNKMKLLREEMKEVYHMIH; this is translated from the coding sequence ATGGATAAAGAAAAAATCAAACTTTCCGGTTTCAATAATCTGACAAAAGTTTTGAGTTTCAACCTCTACGATTTTTGCATCACACTCGATGACGAACAAAAAGGTAGATACGTAAGTTATATCCATGATAAATACAATGCGAGCAAAATTACAGAAATTTCAAAAGAGATCGTAAAACGCATTGATGCCAATATCTTATCTGTTTCAGCACAGGATTATGATCCTGTAGGTGCTTCTGCTATGGTTCTCATGAGCGATGTGAAAGGTGGAGGTAATCCCATCCCTTCGGCACAGGTGAGTATGCATTTGGACAAATCACACATCACAGTGCACACTTACCCGGATGCGGCAGATCCAGATGGAATCTGTTCCTTCCGCGTTGACATTGATATTTCTACTTGTGGGGAAATCATTCCACTTGACTCTATTAACTTTTTATTCGAAGCCTTTGAATGTGACGTCGTTTATATCGATTATGTGGTCAGGGGTTACACAAGATTAGCCGATGGAAGGAAAATATATAACGACCATCATTTTAATTCGATCTTAGATTTTATCAAACCAGAAATCAAAAGAAATTACACTTTTTTGTCCGACATCAATATGCCCCAAGATAACACTTGGCAAACGAAATTGATGATTAAGGAACTTGGTCCAGAAAATTACCTTTTGAATCCCGAAGATATTTCACACCCCGATGTCCCAAACAAAATGAAACTACTTAGAGAGGAAATGAAAGAAGTATATCATATGATCCACTAA